The genome window AAGAAAAGGAAGACGGCATTGTGGTGCGCGGCGCCAAGGCGCATCAGACCGGCGCGGTGAACTCCCACGAAATCATTGTCATGCCCACCATCTCCATGCGCGAAGGCGACGCGGATTACGCGGTTTCCTTTGCCCTTCCCGCGGATGCGGAAGGCATTACCTACATCATGGGCCGCCAATCCTGCGACACCAGAAAGCTGGAGGCGGGAACCATCGACCGCGGCAACCAGCTTTTCGGCGGCCACGAAGCCCTGGTGGTGTTCGACAATGTATTCGTGCCCTGGGAACGGGTGTTCATGTATAAGGAGTTTGAATTCGCCGGACAGTTGGTGGAAAACTTCGCCTCCTATCACCGTCAAAGCTATGCCTGCAAGGCGGGCGTGGGCGACGTGCTGATCGGCGCCGCCCAGACCATCGCCGAATACAACGGCGCGGCCAAGGCCTCCCATGTCAAAGACAAAATCATTGAAATGAACCACCTGAACGAGACCCTGTTCTGCGGCTCCGTGGCCTGCGCCTGCGAGGGCGGCAAGCAGCCCAGCGGCACCTATCTGGTCAGCACTCTTCTGGCCAATGTGTGCAAGCAGAACGTCACGCGTTTTCCTTACGAAATATCCCGACTGGCGCAGGACATCGCAGGCGGCCTTATGGTGACCCTGCCTTCGGAGGACGATTTCAAATCCCCGGAGGTGGGCGAATGGCTGACCAAATACTACAAGACCTGTGAAGGGATCAGCACGGAAAACAGAAACCGCATACTGCGCCTGATCGAAAACATCACCCTGGGCACGGCGGCCGTGGGCTACCTTACCGAGTCCATGCACGGCGCCGGATCCCCCCAGGCCCAACGCATCATGATTTCCAGGCAGGTCAACATGGCCCAAAAGCAAAAGGTGGCCAAGCAACTTTGCGGCATTAAAGAAGAGGACTAACACTTGGTTTTTGTGGGGCTCAAATACTGCGGGGGGTGCACACCCCGCTACGACCGGGTGGAATTCGTGAACCGCCTTAAAGAAAAAATCGCCAAGCATGTTCGGCTCGTATCCTACGACGATCCCCGAGCCGAACATGTCCTGGTGGTGGTGGGCTGCGAGTCGGCCTGTGCGGAAACCGAGCCTTTTAAGGATAAGACAGTGCACTTGGCTTCTCAAGAAGAAGACCTGGAGCGCATGGCGGAAACACTTATAATGCTGGATAATGGGAATAACACATGAACTGGCAAGAGCTATACAATCAAAAATGCGTTTCAGCCTCGGAAGCGGTCGCGCAGATTCAATCAGGCGACCGGGTGGTGGTGGGCCATGCCTGCGGCTCCCCCGAGACCCTGCTTGCGGCCATGGTGGCCGGCAAGGAGCAGTACACGGGCGTTGAACTGGTTCACATGGTCTCCATGGGGCCTTCGGAATATTGCTCGGAGGAAAACGCCGTGCATTTTTTCCATAACTCCCTGTTCGCCGGCGCAACCAGCCGGACCGCGGTCAATCAGGGACGGGGCATCTTCACCCCCTGCCACTTCAGCCAAATACCCCGGCTGTTCACCGACAACATTCTTCCCGTGGACGTAACCCTTTGCATGATCAGCCCGCCGGACGAGCACGGATATTGCTCCTTCGGCATTTCCGTGGACTACACCAAGCCTGCGGCCGAAAGCTCCAGGCTGGTCATTGCGGAAGTTACGCCCCACATGCCCAGAACCCTGGGCGACTCCTTCATCCATGTTTCCGACATCGACTTTATCGTGGAAACCAACGCCAAACCGCTCACGCTCCCCCTGCCGAAAATCACTCCTACGGACGAAGCGATCGGCGGCCATATAGCCGAGTTGATCAAGGACGGCGACTGCCTGCAACTGGGCATCGGCGCAGTGCCGGATTCCATCCTGGGCTTTTTAAAGGATAAAAAGGACCTGGGCGTCCACACCGAAATGTTTTCCGACGGCGTGGTGGATCTGGTGGAGTCGGGCGTAATCACCTGTGCGAAAAAAAACCTGCATAACGGCAAAATGGCGGCCACCTTTTTCATGGGCACGGAAAGGCTCTACAAGTTCGTGCACAACAATCCCATGGTCATGATGTTTCCCGTGGACTACACCAACAGCCCGGCCGTGATCGCCCAGAACGACAACATGGTCAGCGTCAACTCCGCCCTGCAGGTGGATTTCAACGGCCAGGTGGTTTCCGACACCATCGGGCACAAGCAGTACTCCGGAACAGGCGGCCAAGTGGATTTCGTGCGCGGAGCAGCCATGAGCAAGGGAGGACGCAGCATTCTGGCCTTCCACTCCACGGCGGCCAAGGGAAAAATTTCCCGTGTGGTCCCCAGGATCGATCCCGGCGCCTGCGTCACCACGGCCCGCACCGACGTGCATTACATCGTCACGGAATTCGGCGTGGCCGACCTGCGCGGCAAGTCCGTATCCGAACGCGCCAAAGCGCTGATCAACATCGCGCATCCCGATTTTCGGGAGGACTTGCGCTCTGAGTTTGAAAACATCTACCTGAAGGAGAATCCGCTGTTGCGGCCCTTGCCTGAAGAGCATCGTAAAAGGTACTGGCCCCACGAGGCCCGGCAGGACTTTCTGAAACAATACGCCCAAGCATCATAAGCCAAAACGGATAAGCGTTTAACCTGATCGGTCGAAAAAGTCGGCCGTCATCGCCAGCGGTGCGCCTTTTTTCCAAAAAAGACTGTCAAGTCAGGCGCTTATTCGTCCGAATATACCACATAGAACATGGAGGAGAGTTGAAATGAGCATGAAACGTGAACATGGAGGCATACAGCCCGGCATCCCTTTGGGACCGCTGACATTGCGCCTTCCCTTTATCCATTACCGGTTTGAATTCCCCGATTATTTGCAGGGCCTGCTTATGTGCACGGTGTGCATGGCCATCATTCCGGTTCTGACCGGCAAGCTGGGCATGTCTTTTGAAATCGCCTTGGCCATCGTCATTTTTAACGGCACCCTGTACCTGGCCCACGTGACCTTTGGAGACCCCGTGGTTCCTGGGTGGGTGACGCCGGCCATTCCCCTATTGATCGCCTATGTGGAGACATTCGCCCCCGGCGTGGAACGAATGCAGGCCCTCATAGCCTTTCAGCTGACCTTCGGGCTTTTCTGCATCCTTATCGGCGCGACAGGCCTGGCCAGAAAGGTGGTCAAGCTGATTCCCAACGCGGTCCAGTCGGGCATTCTCTTGGGCGCGGGATTTTCGGCCATCATGCTGGTGTTCAAACCGGGCGAAGGCCTCAAGAGCTTTGACAGCTTCCCCTGGACGGTCACCATCTGCATCGGCATCGCCTTTTACCTCTTATTCTCCGAACACTTCAAACGGATTCGCAACAAAAACAAAGCTCTTTATTACCTGGCAAACCTGGGCATGATGCCCGCCCTGGCCCTGGCCATCTTTGTCGGCCCCCTTTTGGGCGAGCTTTCCTGGCCCACCTACAGCAGCGACATTTTCACCAGGCCCGATTTTGCAGGCCTTTTCCGCGACTTCACCATGCTCGGCTCCATTCCCGTGCCGCCGCTCTCCATGTTCCTGACTGGCCTGCCCATGGTGATTTCGGCCTACATCGTGATATTCGGAGACGTCATCCAGACCCAGGCTTTGCTTGAAGACGCCCAGAAATACCGCCCGGATGAAGAAATCGATTACGACCCCAATCGCTCCCACATCATCTTCGGCGCCCGCAACACCATCATGAGCGTCATCGGCCCCGACATCTCCATGTGCGGCCCCCTGTGGGCGGCCATGCAGGTGGTTATCTGCGAAAGGTACAAGCACGGCCCCGAAGCCATGGATTCCATCACCGGCGGCGCAGCATCCTTCCGCATGGGCACCTGGACCGGCTACTTCCTGGCCCCCATCGCCTCCTCGGTAAAGCCCATCCTGGGCGTGGGCCTGGCTTCGACCATGCTCATCCAGGGATACGTGAGCGTGCGCGTGGGCGTGCTTAAGGCCCGGTCTTTCAACGACCTGGGCATCGCCGGCGTGTCCGGCGCCATCCTGGCCACCCGCGGCGCAGCCTGGGGCCTGGGCGCCGCCATCCTGCTTTGCCTGCTGATCTACCTGGGCAGCGAAAAGAAATACGCCTACATGCAGGAAGAACCGGTCTTCCCGGGCAATCCTCCGGCCAAAAGGCTGGCTGAGGTGAAAAGCTCCGAGGAAAAACTGGCCGCATAGGAAAAATAATGGTGCGGCCCGCCGGCCGCACCATTGAATATAACGATCTCCTTTAGGCTAACTAAAACGATTTCCGGCCGCCATGCCGTCGCATTTTGCAATCCCCCAAGATACTCGTTAAAATGCGATAAAAAGGAAGTCGTCAAAGCCTGCACCCCAGCCCTTCCCGCCGCCCCCCCAGGCGGGAAGGGCGCCATTTCCAAAAAAGGAAAACAGACCATGGCCCAAGTCATCGGATATCCAACCAGACAAAGCATTAAAAAAGACCTTTCCGGCCTGCTGATCATGCTGGGCATGGCCGTCCTGACCGCCGCGCTCATGTTCGACCCCGGCGCCAACTTGAAATCCGAGGTCTTCTCCAGCCTGGCCGTGGGCGCGGGAATCGCCCTGGTCCTGGTCTTTGTCTATTCCCGGATCAATCCCATGGGGTTCCAAAGAATCGTCTCCCCCAAAACCTTTGAACGCAATCTCTTCCAGGATCAGGCTGCGGCCGACGCCTTGAA of Desulfatibacillum aliphaticivorans DSM 15576 contains these proteins:
- a CDS encoding 4-hydroxyphenylacetate 3-hydroxylase family protein, with the protein product MAMMTGEQYEASLRKLNLQVYQFGKKVENVVDDPIIRPSMNAVKLTYELAHQPEYEDLMTATSHISGKKINRFTHIHQSTDDLVKKTKMGRLLGSLTGCCFQRCVGMDAMNALSIVTYDIDQKLGTEYNKRFLKYLAYVQENDLTCDGAMTDPKGDRSLPPHKQPDPDMFLHVVEEKEDGIVVRGAKAHQTGAVNSHEIIVMPTISMREGDADYAVSFALPADAEGITYIMGRQSCDTRKLEAGTIDRGNQLFGGHEALVVFDNVFVPWERVFMYKEFEFAGQLVENFASYHRQSYACKAGVGDVLIGAAQTIAEYNGAAKASHVKDKIIEMNHLNETLFCGSVACACEGGKQPSGTYLVSTLLANVCKQNVTRFPYEISRLAQDIAGGLMVTLPSEDDFKSPEVGEWLTKYYKTCEGISTENRNRILRLIENITLGTAAVGYLTESMHGAGSPQAQRIMISRQVNMAQKQKVAKQLCGIKEED
- a CDS encoding acetyl-CoA hydrolase/transferase family protein, with the translated sequence MNWQELYNQKCVSASEAVAQIQSGDRVVVGHACGSPETLLAAMVAGKEQYTGVELVHMVSMGPSEYCSEENAVHFFHNSLFAGATSRTAVNQGRGIFTPCHFSQIPRLFTDNILPVDVTLCMISPPDEHGYCSFGISVDYTKPAAESSRLVIAEVTPHMPRTLGDSFIHVSDIDFIVETNAKPLTLPLPKITPTDEAIGGHIAELIKDGDCLQLGIGAVPDSILGFLKDKKDLGVHTEMFSDGVVDLVESGVITCAKKNLHNGKMAATFFMGTERLYKFVHNNPMVMMFPVDYTNSPAVIAQNDNMVSVNSALQVDFNGQVVSDTIGHKQYSGTGGQVDFVRGAAMSKGGRSILAFHSTAAKGKISRVVPRIDPGACVTTARTDVHYIVTEFGVADLRGKSVSERAKALINIAHPDFREDLRSEFENIYLKENPLLRPLPEEHRKRYWPHEARQDFLKQYAQAS
- a CDS encoding membrane protein, coding for MSMKREHGGIQPGIPLGPLTLRLPFIHYRFEFPDYLQGLLMCTVCMAIIPVLTGKLGMSFEIALAIVIFNGTLYLAHVTFGDPVVPGWVTPAIPLLIAYVETFAPGVERMQALIAFQLTFGLFCILIGATGLARKVVKLIPNAVQSGILLGAGFSAIMLVFKPGEGLKSFDSFPWTVTICIGIAFYLLFSEHFKRIRNKNKALYYLANLGMMPALALAIFVGPLLGELSWPTYSSDIFTRPDFAGLFRDFTMLGSIPVPPLSMFLTGLPMVISAYIVIFGDVIQTQALLEDAQKYRPDEEIDYDPNRSHIIFGARNTIMSVIGPDISMCGPLWAAMQVVICERYKHGPEAMDSITGGAASFRMGTWTGYFLAPIASSVKPILGVGLASTMLIQGYVSVRVGVLKARSFNDLGIAGVSGAILATRGAAWGLGAAILLCLLIYLGSEKKYAYMQEEPVFPGNPPAKRLAEVKSSEEKLAA